In the Tribolium castaneum strain GA2 chromosome 1, icTriCast1.1, whole genome shotgun sequence genome, one interval contains:
- the LOC100141933 gene encoding adenylyl cyclase X E isoform X1, translated as MYGDIEVGEFATAAEAVARLSISSQIQHPNSERRWRLSYLKAQFESLELHQLFRRYGQRISHGYFSQFLSLQIILITSHFITLVATSNPDQVIPDLILYGLISLFSVLLLVITDKYVKAHPKLLTILAAAAFITTFFMNFFIPFYYKDHKPFGNLRPAYTTYLIVSNYIFLNIHNNVLALALGVFVSIFHLVTLILVTYEDHDRLFQRLGSDSIYLICINSLGIYFRYMNEIVFRRSFLDRRSCVESTHQLKFEEEQENHLLSSIIPQHIIAKVKKTLFDYIDKHQTHGNCVKWKPFDEIYVEEHPNVSILFADIVNYTAMTTELSVTELLDVLNELFGRFDDASEQLKVLRIKFLGDCYYCVAGLPPDPAPNHAEACVDLGLKMIAIIGDIRERKKLNINMRIGVHSGSISCGIIGNIKWQYDIWSTDVDIANKMETEGCAGMVHVTKETRALLRKSYQLTTSKKIVNGSRTYLITPPQTPQNPQTVPNGIPVREPPEKNIDLMGSTRRPSKFVKRTSISPNDAKTLQNLRSYSLISNYRSTLENEAENELSNGKRHTFPNSTERRISGNPGYYQRRPSGNARFSTDRRLTGDRKRRTAFMNNNIKRYKERLEETNKELEDTIENMLLSKFEQWFKVTDMFRILLIFKDLKVEWDFIKMPDPLFKYYLLSEVLLVFLVFILQNLTLSKWDWPEWPFYVTVGVLLLFFLPLSWAHHWWAKFFAKLEHDKPPAKIVKLLLEASKLVSNNVFVRLVIYTAVYILFCVCVLTEWLECYSDTQNGKNARVRANFLELIGHGENATLPSSVETHCIIPWHMTETCALAIIMSFLFLRMYMWLKLFYATAIAGVYSYCILNFSGTFYGDSQTFNFGLPPQVSHIMGVFFLTVIFHLVDRQTEYMNRIDHLWYKNLIEKEKQASYVHHVNNILLENILPKHVAELYLNVNRHSSDEVYHEYYNEAAVMFASITNFSVEEMGQSFLEKMSSVIMEFDMLLRQNNYGRPIEKIKVAKWTYMAACGLAPGLGDTVNIEKDHKDHTVIALLKFATHLMQTLKKINSEMSQDMKLRIGISHGYIAAGVVGSKKPFYDIWGDPVNMASRMDTTGLVDHIQVLKPTAEIIKSFKYVCKYRGEVEVKGRKKPVSTYFVALDEDCNLITEDNPE; from the exons ATGTATGGGGACATAGAAGTAGGGGAATTTGCCACAGCTGCGGAAGCAGTAGCCAGACTTTCAATATCGAGCCAAATCCAACACCCAAACAGTGAACGAAGGTGGCGCCTTTCCTACTTAAAA gCCCAATTCGAATCCCTGGAGCTCCACCAGCTTTTCCGCAGATACGGCCAGCGAATAAGCCACGGCTACTTCTCCCAATTTCTGTCCCTCCAGATCATCCTAATAACGAGCCACTTCATAACACTAGTAGCTACA TCTAATCCGGATCAAGTGATCCCCGATCTGATCCTCTACGGTTTAATCTCACTTTTCTCAGTTCTTCTCTTAGTCATCACCGACAAATACGTCAAAGCGCACCCAAAGCTCCTGACAATCCTCGCCGCTGCAGCTTTCATCACAACGTTTTTCATGAACTTTTTCATCCCATTTTACTACAAAGACCACAAACCGTTCGGAAACTTGCGTCCAGCATACACCACGTATTTGATAGTttcaaattatattttccTGAATATTCACAACAACGTCCTTGCTCTAGCTCTGGGCGTTTTCGTGTCGATTTTCCACCTAGTCACGCTGATTTTAGTTACGTACGAGGACCATGATCGACTTTTCCAGAGA CTGGGGTCTGATAGCATTTACTTGATTTGCATTAACAGCCTTGGGATTTATTTCCGTTACATGAACGAAATCGTGTTCCGGAGGAGTTTTCTCGACCGCAGATCTTGCGTCGAATCAACCCACCAGTTAAAATTTGAGGAGGAGCAAGAAAACCATCTCTTATCTAGCATTATCCCCCAGCACATTATAGCCAAAGTCAAGAAAACTCTGTTCGATTATATCGACAAACACCAAACTCACGGCAATTGTGTTAAATGGAAACCATTCGA CGAGATCTACGTGGAGGAGCATCCAAATGTGAGCATTTTGTTCGCCGATATTGTGAACTACACGGCGATGACGACGGAACTGAGCGTCACCGAGTTGTTGGACGTTTTGAACGAGTTATTTGGACGTTTTGATGACGCTTCTGAGCAGCTCAAAGTGCTAAGAATCAAGTTCTTGGGTGATTGTTACTACTGTGTGGCGGGTTTGCCCCCGGATCCGGCCCCGAACCATGCGGAGGCTTGTGTGGATTTGGGGTTGAAAATGATCGCGATTATTGGCGATATAAGGGAGAGgaagaaattaaatataaatatgcgAATTGGGGTTCACAGTGGGAGTATTAGTTGTGGGATTATTGGAAATATCAAGTGGCAGTATGATATTTGGTCCACGGATGTCGATATTGCCAACAAAATGGAAACGGAAGGATGTGCTgg AATGGTTCATGTGACTAAAGAAACAAGAGCCCTTCTGAGAAAATCCTACCAACTCACCACAtcgaaaaaaatagtaaacggGTCTCGGACCTACCTAATAACCCCCCCTCAAACTCCTCAAAACCCCCAAACCGTGCCGAACGGAATTCCGGTGCGGGAACCCCCGGAAAAAAACATCGACTTGATGGGAAGTACCCGAAGGCCgtcaaaatttgtcaaaagaACCAGTATTTCTCCGAATGATGCAAaaactttgcaaaatttgcgTAGCTATTCTCTCATTAGTAATTACCGCTCGACTTTGGAAAATGAGGCGGAAAACGAGCTTTCAAACGGAAAACGCCACACTTTTCCCAACTCCACGGAACGCAGGATTAGTGGAAATCCGGGATACTACCAAAGGAGACCAAGTGGAAATGCCAGGTTTTCCACCGATCGCAGATTAACCGGTGACAGGAAACGCAGGACGGCTTTCATGAATAATAACATTAAGAGGTACAAGGAGCGGTTGGAGGAAACCAATAAGGAGCTTGAGGATACGATTGAAAATATGTTACTCTCAAAGTTTGA GCAGTGGTTTAAAGTCACCGACATGTTTCGAATACTTCTGATTTTCAAGGATCTTAAAGTAGAGTgggattttattaaaatgcccGACCCTTTATTCAAATACTATCTTCTGAGCGAGGTCTTGCTCGTCTTTTTGGTATTTATTTTACAGAATCTGACCCTCTCCAA gtGGGATTGGCCTGAATGGCCTTTTTACGTAACAGTTGGGGTTTTGCTCTTGTTTTTCCTACCACTTTCGTGGGCCCACCACTGGTGGGCcaaattttttgcgaaattagAACACGATAAACCCCCAGCTAAAATCGTCAAACTTTTACTCGAAGCTTCGAAACTTGTGAGCAATAATGTGTTCGTCCGGCTTGTGATATACACTGCGGTTTATATCTTGTTCTGTGTGTGCGTTTTGACCGAATGG TTAGAGTGTTATTCTGACACTCAAAATGGGAAAAATGCGAGAGTTAGGGCGAATTTTCTTGAGTTGATCGGTCACGGGGAAAATGCCACTTTGCCAAGCAGTGTGGAAACTCATTGTATCATCCCTTGG CACATGACTGAAACTTGTGCCTTGGCCATAATTATgagctttttgtttttgcgaATGTACATGTGGTTGAAACTATTCTACGCCACGGCCATTGCTGGAGTCTATTCGtactgtattttaaatttcagtgGAACTTTTTATGGG gaCAGCCAAACGTTTAATTTCGGTCTTCCGCCGCAAGTGTCACACATCATGGGGGTATTTTTCCTAACAGTGATTTTCCACCTTGTTGATCGGCAAACTGAATACATGAACAGAATCGATCATTTGTggtacaaaaatttgatcgagAAGGAGAAACAAGCGAGTTACGTCCACCACGTTAATAACATTCTCTTGGAGAATATTTTACCGAAACATGTTG CCGAACTCTACCTTAATGTTAATCGGCACTCCTCTGACGAAGTCTATCACGAGTACTACAATGAGGCCGCTGTCATGTTTGCCTCAATAACGAATTTTTCGGTCGAGGAGATGGGGCAgagttttttggaaaaaatgagcTCAGTTATTATGGAATTTGACATG TTGTTGAGACAAAATAATTACGGACGTCCGATTGAGAAAATCAAAGTTGCAAAATGGACTTATATGGCGGCTTGTGGCCTTGCCCCAGGTCTGGGGGACACCGTCAACATTGAAAAGGACCACAAGGATCACACGGTGATCGCGTTACTAAAATTCGCCACTCATTTGATGCAAACTTTGAAGAAAATCAACAGCGAAATGTCGCAGGATATGAAGTTACGGATAg GAATATCTCACGGTTACATTGCTGCTGGCGTGGTGGGTTCGAAAAAACCCTTCTACGACATATGGGGTGATCCTGTAAACATGGCATCTCGAATGGACACCACAGGACTCGTAGACCATATCCAAGTGCTAAAACCGACGGCCGAAATCATCAAAAGCTTCAAATATGTGTGCAAATATCGAGGGGAAGTTGAAGTAAAAGGACGAAAAAAACCGGTCTCCACCTATTTCGTTGCTTTGGATGAAGATTGTAATTTGATAACTGAGGATAACCCAGAGTAG
- the LOC100141933 gene encoding adenylate cyclase type 2 isoform X2: MNEIVFRRSFLDRRSCVESTHQLKFEEEQENHLLSSIIPQHIIAKVKKTLFDYIDKHQTHGNCVKWKPFDEIYVEEHPNVSILFADIVNYTAMTTELSVTELLDVLNELFGRFDDASEQLKVLRIKFLGDCYYCVAGLPPDPAPNHAEACVDLGLKMIAIIGDIRERKKLNINMRIGVHSGSISCGIIGNIKWQYDIWSTDVDIANKMETEGCAGMVHVTKETRALLRKSYQLTTSKKIVNGSRTYLITPPQTPQNPQTVPNGIPVREPPEKNIDLMGSTRRPSKFVKRTSISPNDAKTLQNLRSYSLISNYRSTLENEAENELSNGKRHTFPNSTERRISGNPGYYQRRPSGNARFSTDRRLTGDRKRRTAFMNNNIKRYKERLEETNKELEDTIENMLLSKFEQWFKVTDMFRILLIFKDLKVEWDFIKMPDPLFKYYLLSEVLLVFLVFILQNLTLSKWDWPEWPFYVTVGVLLLFFLPLSWAHHWWAKFFAKLEHDKPPAKIVKLLLEASKLVSNNVFVRLVIYTAVYILFCVCVLTEWLECYSDTQNGKNARVRANFLELIGHGENATLPSSVETHCIIPWHMTETCALAIIMSFLFLRMYMWLKLFYATAIAGVYSYCILNFSGTFYGDSQTFNFGLPPQVSHIMGVFFLTVIFHLVDRQTEYMNRIDHLWYKNLIEKEKQASYVHHVNNILLENILPKHVAELYLNVNRHSSDEVYHEYYNEAAVMFASITNFSVEEMGQSFLEKMSSVIMEFDMLLRQNNYGRPIEKIKVAKWTYMAACGLAPGLGDTVNIEKDHKDHTVIALLKFATHLMQTLKKINSEMSQDMKLRIGISHGYIAAGVVGSKKPFYDIWGDPVNMASRMDTTGLVDHIQVLKPTAEIIKSFKYVCKYRGEVEVKGRKKPVSTYFVALDEDCNLITEDNPE; this comes from the exons ATGAACGAAATCGTGTTCCGGAGGAGTTTTCTCGACCGCAGATCTTGCGTCGAATCAACCCACCAGTTAAAATTTGAGGAGGAGCAAGAAAACCATCTCTTATCTAGCATTATCCCCCAGCACATTATAGCCAAAGTCAAGAAAACTCTGTTCGATTATATCGACAAACACCAAACTCACGGCAATTGTGTTAAATGGAAACCATTCGA CGAGATCTACGTGGAGGAGCATCCAAATGTGAGCATTTTGTTCGCCGATATTGTGAACTACACGGCGATGACGACGGAACTGAGCGTCACCGAGTTGTTGGACGTTTTGAACGAGTTATTTGGACGTTTTGATGACGCTTCTGAGCAGCTCAAAGTGCTAAGAATCAAGTTCTTGGGTGATTGTTACTACTGTGTGGCGGGTTTGCCCCCGGATCCGGCCCCGAACCATGCGGAGGCTTGTGTGGATTTGGGGTTGAAAATGATCGCGATTATTGGCGATATAAGGGAGAGgaagaaattaaatataaatatgcgAATTGGGGTTCACAGTGGGAGTATTAGTTGTGGGATTATTGGAAATATCAAGTGGCAGTATGATATTTGGTCCACGGATGTCGATATTGCCAACAAAATGGAAACGGAAGGATGTGCTgg AATGGTTCATGTGACTAAAGAAACAAGAGCCCTTCTGAGAAAATCCTACCAACTCACCACAtcgaaaaaaatagtaaacggGTCTCGGACCTACCTAATAACCCCCCCTCAAACTCCTCAAAACCCCCAAACCGTGCCGAACGGAATTCCGGTGCGGGAACCCCCGGAAAAAAACATCGACTTGATGGGAAGTACCCGAAGGCCgtcaaaatttgtcaaaagaACCAGTATTTCTCCGAATGATGCAAaaactttgcaaaatttgcgTAGCTATTCTCTCATTAGTAATTACCGCTCGACTTTGGAAAATGAGGCGGAAAACGAGCTTTCAAACGGAAAACGCCACACTTTTCCCAACTCCACGGAACGCAGGATTAGTGGAAATCCGGGATACTACCAAAGGAGACCAAGTGGAAATGCCAGGTTTTCCACCGATCGCAGATTAACCGGTGACAGGAAACGCAGGACGGCTTTCATGAATAATAACATTAAGAGGTACAAGGAGCGGTTGGAGGAAACCAATAAGGAGCTTGAGGATACGATTGAAAATATGTTACTCTCAAAGTTTGA GCAGTGGTTTAAAGTCACCGACATGTTTCGAATACTTCTGATTTTCAAGGATCTTAAAGTAGAGTgggattttattaaaatgcccGACCCTTTATTCAAATACTATCTTCTGAGCGAGGTCTTGCTCGTCTTTTTGGTATTTATTTTACAGAATCTGACCCTCTCCAA gtGGGATTGGCCTGAATGGCCTTTTTACGTAACAGTTGGGGTTTTGCTCTTGTTTTTCCTACCACTTTCGTGGGCCCACCACTGGTGGGCcaaattttttgcgaaattagAACACGATAAACCCCCAGCTAAAATCGTCAAACTTTTACTCGAAGCTTCGAAACTTGTGAGCAATAATGTGTTCGTCCGGCTTGTGATATACACTGCGGTTTATATCTTGTTCTGTGTGTGCGTTTTGACCGAATGG TTAGAGTGTTATTCTGACACTCAAAATGGGAAAAATGCGAGAGTTAGGGCGAATTTTCTTGAGTTGATCGGTCACGGGGAAAATGCCACTTTGCCAAGCAGTGTGGAAACTCATTGTATCATCCCTTGG CACATGACTGAAACTTGTGCCTTGGCCATAATTATgagctttttgtttttgcgaATGTACATGTGGTTGAAACTATTCTACGCCACGGCCATTGCTGGAGTCTATTCGtactgtattttaaatttcagtgGAACTTTTTATGGG gaCAGCCAAACGTTTAATTTCGGTCTTCCGCCGCAAGTGTCACACATCATGGGGGTATTTTTCCTAACAGTGATTTTCCACCTTGTTGATCGGCAAACTGAATACATGAACAGAATCGATCATTTGTggtacaaaaatttgatcgagAAGGAGAAACAAGCGAGTTACGTCCACCACGTTAATAACATTCTCTTGGAGAATATTTTACCGAAACATGTTG CCGAACTCTACCTTAATGTTAATCGGCACTCCTCTGACGAAGTCTATCACGAGTACTACAATGAGGCCGCTGTCATGTTTGCCTCAATAACGAATTTTTCGGTCGAGGAGATGGGGCAgagttttttggaaaaaatgagcTCAGTTATTATGGAATTTGACATG TTGTTGAGACAAAATAATTACGGACGTCCGATTGAGAAAATCAAAGTTGCAAAATGGACTTATATGGCGGCTTGTGGCCTTGCCCCAGGTCTGGGGGACACCGTCAACATTGAAAAGGACCACAAGGATCACACGGTGATCGCGTTACTAAAATTCGCCACTCATTTGATGCAAACTTTGAAGAAAATCAACAGCGAAATGTCGCAGGATATGAAGTTACGGATAg GAATATCTCACGGTTACATTGCTGCTGGCGTGGTGGGTTCGAAAAAACCCTTCTACGACATATGGGGTGATCCTGTAAACATGGCATCTCGAATGGACACCACAGGACTCGTAGACCATATCCAAGTGCTAAAACCGACGGCCGAAATCATCAAAAGCTTCAAATATGTGTGCAAATATCGAGGGGAAGTTGAAGTAAAAGGACGAAAAAAACCGGTCTCCACCTATTTCGTTGCTTTGGATGAAGATTGTAATTTGATAACTGAGGATAACCCAGAGTAG